One Gossypium hirsutum isolate 1008001.06 chromosome A11, Gossypium_hirsutum_v2.1, whole genome shotgun sequence genomic window carries:
- the LOC107911003 gene encoding putative disease resistance protein RGA3, translated as MARKFKNAREKLDAIAEEKSKFHLRECVAEAAIEWNEDRQTSSLVKESEILGRADEKKKIVSMLVSNASHHDDLSVYAICGMGGLGKTTLAQLVYNDKNVAKAFDLRAWVCVSDDFDIKRLTKAILESIEGKSCDIQELDPLQRRLVGMFVGKRFLLVLDDVWNEYHDKWDGLKQALQCGARGSTVIVTTRLEKVALMNYDGYNSFLSLGMFVR; from the coding sequence ATGGCACGTAAATTTAAGAATGCAAGAGAGAAATTAGATGCCATTGCTGAGGAGAAAAGCAAGTTTCACTTGAGAGAGTGTGTGGCAGAAGCTGCAATTGAATGGAATGAGGACAGGCAAACCAGCTCCCTTGTGAAAGAATCGGAAATACTAGGCAGAGCAGATGAGAAGAAAAAGATAGTTAGTATGTTGGTTAGCAATGCGAGTCATCATGATGACCTCTCTGTTTATGCAATATGTGGCATGGGAGGTCTTGGAAAGACCACACTTGCCCAATTGGTTTACAATGACAAAAATGTGGCAAAAGCCTTTGATTTGAGAGCTTGGGTGTGCGTATCTGATGATTTTGATATAAAAAGGTTGACTAAAGCTATCTTGGAATCCATTGAAGGGAAGTCATGCGATATCCAAGAGCTAGATCCCCTGCAGCGGCGCTTAGTAGGGATGTTTGTTGGGAAACGATTTTTGCTTGTTTTGGATGATGTGTGGAATGAATACCATGACAAGTGGGATGGACTGAAGCAAGCGCTACAGTGTGGAGCAAGAGGAAGTACAGTCATTGTCACTACTCGACTTGAGAAAGTTGCTCTTATGAATTATGATGGCTACAATTCCTTTCTATCGCTTGGGATGTTTGTCAGATGA
- the LOC121209982 gene encoding putative disease resistance protein RGA1 — MGIKEGNVNLDATGRQILQRCGGVPLAITAIGSILCSKSLESEWLRVKDSEIWALEDEGKRILAVLMLSYEHLPPYMKQCFSFCSLFPKDSVMVKDELIGLWMANGFIPSRRLLDLHDTGCEIFSELTRRSFLQEIKEDVDGTVTCKMLDLIHDIATTIMGHGCCVIEPNERLKIPKTARHLFVHNSSSSTNIMDLSKLQPLHSLILGNEISFCGIYNLSNPAHNTAFKSLKQLRYLCLHDGNMKTLPESTIFLYNLQTLNLQYCHSLEMLPKDTRHLKNLKYLDLRSCSLLTSMPVGLGQLSCLRKLSMFVVGKDIGCGGIDELKELALVGELSITGLHNIKSLTEAKNANLKKKQNLSSLSLSWQVESLETSHHQHRNDEEILNVLQPHSSLKKLCIFGYQGDRFPYWMMDLLLPNLVEISLEDCEICDQLPPLGKLRFLKVLTIKVMGALKYIDSNFYGDMESSFPSLKVLEIGMAPCLEEWTTVNGREQFPLLRSLTIKCCPKLVKMPMLQSLKKLEIGGINVTLLKSLMMNATILTSLWINEVDELTDLPDGLLQNQKHLDSLTIVSSTLKSLSDMLDNLSTLEHLELESCLQLESLPAGLQNISSLKTLDLSQCDSLVSLPANGLQGLLSLSSLRI, encoded by the exons ATGGGAATAAAAGAAGGCAATGTGAACCTGGACGCAACTGGGAGGCAGATACTACAGAGATGTGGAGGGGTACCATTGGCAATTACGGCCATAGGAAGCATACTGTGTTCCAAAAGTCTAGAAAGTGAATGGTTACGTGTCAAAGATAGCGAGATATGGGCTTTGGAGGATGAGGGAAAAAGAATCTTGGCTGTGTTGATGTTGAGTTATGAGCATCTTCCACCATATATGAAACAATGTTTTTCATTTTGCTCACTATTTCCCAAAGATTCTGTCATGGTAAAGGACGAGCTGATAGGACTATGGATGGCAAATGGATTTATTCCTTCTCGAAGACTGTTGGATTTGCATGATACCGGTTGTGAAATATTCTCTGAATTGACTCGGAGGTCCTTTCTCCAAGAGATCAAAGAGGATGTTGATGGAACTGTTACATGTAAAATGCTTGATTTAATCCATGACATTGCAACAACAATTATGGGACATGGATGCTGTGTGATTGAGCCCAATGAGAGGTTGAAAATACCAAAAACTGCACGTCACTTGTTTGTTCATAATAGCAGTTCATCAACAAACATTATGGACCTGTCCAAGTTGCAACCGTTGCATTCTTTGATCCTAGGCAATGAGATCAGCTTTTGTGGTATTTATAACCTCTCTAATCCTGCCCA CAATACTGCATTTAAAAGTTTGAAACAGCTGAGATACCTATGCCTTCATGATGGTAATATGAAAACTCTACCTGAATCAACAATCTTCCTTTATAACTTGCAGACACTAAATCTTCAGTATTGTCACAGCCTTGAAATGTTACCTAAAGATACGAGGCACTTGAAAAATCTGAAGTATTTGGACCTCAGAAGTTGCTCTTTACTAACTTCTATGCCTGTTGGATTGGGACAATTGTCATGCTTGCGCAAGCTCAGCATGTTTGTTGTGGGAAAGGACATTGGTTGCGGTGGCATTGATGAGTTGAAAGAGTTGGCCCTAGTGGGGGAATTGAGCATCACAGGACTTCACAACATAAAGAGTTTAACAGAAGCTAAAAATGCCAATTTGAAAAAGAAGCAAAATTTAAGTTCATTAAGCTTATCTTGGCAAGTAGAGAGCTTGGAAACCTCTCATCATCAACATAGAAATGATGAAGAGATTCTTAATGTTCTCCAACCTCATTCTAGCTTGAAGAAGTTATGCATATTTGGTTACCAAGGTGATAGGTTTCCATATTGGATGATGGATCTGCTTCTACCAAACCTTGTTGAAATCTCACTTGAAGATTGTGAAATATGCGATCAACTTCCACCTCTAGGGAAATTGCGCTTCCTTAAGGTCCTTACTATTAAGGTAATGGGTGCTCTGAAGTATATTGACAGCAACTTCTATGGGGATATGGAAAGTTCTTTTCCATCACTGAAGGTTCTCGAAATAGGTATGGCACCATGTTTGGAGGAATGGACAACTGTGAATGGTAGAGAACAGTTTCCTCTCTTAAGATCGTTAACTATCAAATGTTGTCCCAAGTTGGTTAAGATGCCAATGCTTCAATCTCTAAAAAAGCTAGAAATTGGAGGAATTAATGTTACTTTACTTAAATCTTTGATGATGAATGCCACTATTCTTACATCTCTCTGGATTAATGAAGTTGATGAGTTAACAGATTTACCGGATGGACTATTGCAAAATCAGAAGCACCTTGACAGCTTGACGATTGTGTCAAGTACTCTAAAGTCTTTATCTGATATGCTGGATAATCTATCCACCCTTGAACACTTGGAACTTGAAAGTTGCTTACAACTTGAAAGCTTGCCTGCAGGACTACAAAATATCAGCTCTTTAAAAACTTTGGATTTAAGTCAATGTGACAGCCTTGTATCCCTTCCAGCAAATGGATTGCAAGGCTTATTGTCTTTGTCTTCATTGAGGATTTAA
- the LOC107911004 gene encoding putative disease resistance protein RGA3, whose product MEWTKRLKQVLRNGRRGSEVIVTTRLEKVAFIMAKVPFHCLLCLSDDDSWSLFKKRAFVMGINEGNVNHETIGKQIVQRCGGVPLAIYAIGSILCFKSHESEWLRVKDSELWDLEDEGKRNLDCIEDGS is encoded by the exons ATGGAGTGGACGAAGAG ACTGAAGCAAGTGCTACGGAATGGACGAAGAGGAAGTGAAGTCATTGTCACTACTCGACTTGAGAAAGTTGCTTTTATAATGGCTAAAGTCCCTTTTCATTGCTTGCTATGTTTGTCAGATGATGATTCTTGGTCCTTGTTCAAGAAAAGAGCCTTTGTAATGGGAATAAATGAAGGTAATGTCAACCATGAAACAATTGGGAAGCAAATTGTGCAGAGATGCGGAGGGGTACCATTGGCAATATATGCCATTGGAAGCATATTGTGTTTCAAGAGTCATGAAAGCGAATGGTTACGCGTCAAAGATAGCGAGTTGTGGGATTTGGAAGACGAGGGGAAAAGAAATCTTGATTGTATTGAAGATGGGTCATAA